The DNA segment AAACAGTATCTAATTTAATTTCTCCAAAACCGTAAAAATTTCTTTGTTTTTCTTTACGACTTATATTAAAAAAGTCAACAATATAAAGCAATATTTTTTTCATTTGTTTAATAATTTTTTCAATTCTCCTGTTTTTTTTTGCAATGTCTGCCAACGTTCCCGCGCTACAAGCAGTTTGGGACTAAATTAAGCCCATTCTTCGGATTTGCCAAATCTCCCAAATACAAAACCATATTTAAATTAAGCCTAATACCCAAATTGCTTGTAGCGTGTGTTGAACTAAACCTTCGGTAGCACTCGCGATGATTTTGTACCTTACGAAGGTAATAAAAAATCGTAAACTATGGCTACAAAAAAAAACATCCAGATGATTTAAGGGAAAACAAAATTTTAAACCAAGCCAAGCGAGAGATTCCCGGTTTTGAGGAATTGTTGTCACGTTTTGAGCGGACGGTCTCGGTCTTGGGACGAAGTGCAAGCACTTTCAACAATTATTCCCGCCACTTGGCTTCGATTTCGCTGTATTTTGGCAAAATCCCCACGGAGTTGGATCCCGAACAAGTTCAGGACTACTTGTTTTACCTGCAAAAAAAGTCCAAAACCCCATCGCAAACCTACTTCAAACACTGCGTTTATGGGCTTCGATTTCTGCTGAAATCGGAAGGGATTCCGTATGAATACCTCCGATTGCCGTCTATAAAGCACGAGAAAAAACTGCCCGTTGTTTTGAGCAAAGAAGAAGTCTGGGCGATGCTCAAAAATGCCAAACTGCTCAAACACCGAATCCTTATTGGCTTGCTTTATGGCTGTGGACTTCGCTGTATGGAAGCCAGAAGTGTTCGATTGCAGGACTTGGATTTCGACCGAAAACAGCTCAAAGTCGTTCAGGGAAAAGGCAAAAAAGACCGTTATGTTCCGCTATCGGAACACTTGATTCGGGGTTTGAAAAAGTACATCGAAGCCGAAAAACCCCAAGATTATCTTTTCAACGGTCAGCCTATCGAAAGAGCAGGTGGAGATTTTGACAATCGGTACAGTCAGCGAGGTGTGCAATGGGCGGTGAAGCAAGTGGCTAAGGCAGCGGGAGTGAAAAAGGAAGTTCACACCCACACGCTTCGGCACTCTTATGCCACGCATTTACTCGAAGACGGGATGGATATTATGACCCTCAAAGACCTTTTGGGACACCAAAATATCGAAACCACGCTGGAATATTTACACATTGCCCAACTCGAGAGTCAGCGCATCTTTAGTCCACTCGACACGCTTTTCGAGAAATGCAGCCGGAAGTAGCCTGCACTGAGCATTTCGACGACGCTCAATATAAACTTCGTCGAAGTGAAGTAGCCGATGTACTGCGAAAAGTGGGTTCAAAAATCGAGAGTTATGGACTCAATACTTGGCAATTGCGCACGCTATCGGCCATCAAAAAATGTCGAACGGCAGAATTGGGAGGTCATATCGATGGGTGTGATCAGTGTGGAAATCTGACCATCAGTTACAACTCCTGCAGGAACCGACATTGTCCGAAATGTCAGGGCAATAAGCGAGAGGATTGGATCGAAGCCCGAAGCACGGAACTCTTGCCGGTGCCTTATTTTCACGTGGTTTTCACCTTGCCCGAAGCGATTAATTCTTTGGCAATTCACCAGCCCAAAATCGTGTATGACACCCTGTTTGAAGCGACTTGGGAAACGCTTCAAACTTTTGGCAAAGCCAAGGAAATGCAAATGGGAATGATTGCCGTTTTGCACACTTGGGGACAACAATTGAGTTTGCATCCGCACCTGCATTGCATTGTGCCTGGTGGAGGAATCGATAAAAACGGACAATGGAAAAACAGTAGAACGGACGGCAAATTTCTGTTCCCCGTAAAAGCTTTGTCGAAGGTTTTCAGGGCTAAATATTGCCAAAAGCTCAAAGCAAAAAATCCGATTGGTTACGAGCAAATCCGGCAAGAGTTGTGGAGAAAACCGTGGGTAGTTTTTGCCAAAAAGCCATTTGGAAGTCCAAACTCTGTGGTGGAATATTTGGGGAGATACACCCATAAAATAGCCATTAGCAACCATCGAATCAAAAGTATAGACAACGAAAATCTGACTTTTGATTACAAGGATTATCGAGTGGCGGGCGTCAAAAAGCAAATGACGCTCTCACATCAGGAGTTTATCCGGAGGTTTGCGTTGCATATTTTGCCCAAACGGTTTGTCAAGATTCGTCATTATGGGTTTTTGAGCAGCACTTGGAAGCGGGAGAAGCTGAAACTTTTGCAGGAGAAACTCCAAGTAAAAGTCTTGGAAAAAGTAGAAAAGAAACCCTTCTTGCCCAAATGTCCGTGTTGCAAAACGGGCAATTTGCACCGAATAGCAGTTTTTGACCAGCGTGGTCCGCCTGCTTGGTATCTTGGCGGTGGCCAAAACACCATTCCCTGTAAAAGCTGATTTACGGGTAGGGCTAGTATGCCCAAAAGTGACCGAAAACACTATAAAACGACCTCGGAATTACTCCAAAAAAAAGAGGACTATAAATCCTCTTGTTATTCTCTCTAATTTTTTTACGATAAATGCATAGTGTTGACGGCAGGTACTCCGGTTCCGTTCAACACGAGTTTCATTGTTCGTGCTGCGCACGCAACGAAACTCTAGCTGTTAGGCACTGGCTTTTTTATTCTTTCGCTCTTTGTTCCCAATATTTTGATTTGTCAATGTCTGTTATACATCCTTTACCTTCTTTATAACAATCAGAAAGCATTTTCATTGAATATTTATTGCCTTCTTCCGCACCGTCCTTAAAATAATTAAATTGATCAGAATAACTTTTTTCACGCAAGTCAATTATAAATTCTTTACTTTCTTCTATTCTGTAGTAATCAATCACATCAATCAAATACCCTCGAACAGAATTTAAGGTAATCGAATTTTCTTCTGTCTTTTTTAGTAATAATTTTGTCTGAGCATAAAACTTATTTGCCAGATCAGGTCGTTTCAAATCATAAGACTTTTGAATTAGACCACCTTTAGATTTTGTTCCATTATTTCCAATTATCGTCGACAACACATATTCTATTTGGTCTAACGGTATTCTATCTTTTATTTTTATTACTAATTCAAGTAATTTCTCAAGATAGAATTCTTTTGGTTCAATCATAGAGTCCAAACTTCTCAAGAGATGTCCATACTCATTTGTCGGATTTGTATTGAAATACTCTATTTTGTTTTCAAACTCTTCTTTAATCCATTCAGATTCAATGTTTGGGTCAATATCAAGTGCTTTGTATTCATCAAATCTTTGAGGATTTTCTCGCATCATATGAAAACCGCTGCATCCCATTGATATAAAATATCTCTTTGCTTGTTCTAAAGTTTCTATTTCTGTGTCTATGGTCATCTTTATTAATTGTGTCGTCTTTTAAGCTTGTGCCTAACGTTATCAGGCTTGCAGAAGTGGCAAAAAAGCAAGCCTTATTTTTCAATTTTGCCAAAACATTACATACACAAAAACAACTTTAAATTAAACCTGAACTTGCCATTTTTGCAAACCTGTGTTAGTGGCATACCACGTAAAACAATAAAATATGATACCAAAAGAAAAAGGAGTTACAGACCAAAGGAGATTGAGAAAGATAGAAAGATGTATTACTATTTTATCAAAGAAGTGCTATAATAAAGAATATCACGACTATGAATCGTTAGACCTAGTAAACAAAGCTTTATTGAACATTCAATATTTAAGTGAAAAATTAAATAATAAATAATATCCGTTATGTTGTGCGGTTGACACTAACGTTCTCGCGCTACAAGCAGTTTGGGATTAAGGAAGCGTAATCTTTCGGATTTGTCAAATCTTTCAAATACAAACCAATTTTTCCATTAAGCCAAATACCCAAATTGCTTGTAGCGTGTGTTGAACTAAACCTTCGGTAGCACTCGCGATGATTTTGTACCTTACGAAGGTAATAAAAAATCGTAAACTATGGCTACAAAAAAAAACATCCAGATGATTTAAGGGAAAACAAAATTTTAAACCAAGCCAAGCGAGAGATTCCCGGTTTTGAGGAATTGTTGTCACGTTTTGAGCGGACGGTCTCGGTCTTGGGACGAAGTGCAAGCACTTTCAACAATTATTCCCGCCACTTGGCTTCGATTTCGCTGTATTTTGGCAAAATCCCCACGGAGTTGGATCCCGAACAAGTTCAGGACTACTTGTTTTACCTGCAAAAAAAGTCCAAAACCCCATCGCAAACCTACTTCAAACACTGCGTTTATGGGCTTCGATTTCTGCTGAAATCGGAAGGGATTCCGTATGAATACCTCCGATTGCCGTCTATAAAGCACGAGAAAAAACTGCCCGTTGTTTTGAGCAAAGAAGAAGTCTGGGCGATGCTCAAAAATGCCAAACTGCTCAAACACCGAATCCTTATTGGCTTGCTTTATGGCTGTGGACTTCGCTGTATGGAAGCCAGAAGTGTTCGATTGCAGGACTTGGATTTCGACCGAAAACAGCTCAAAGTCGTTCAGGGAAAAGGCAAAAAAGACCGTTATGTTCCGCTATCGGAACACTTGATTCGGGGTTTGAAAAAGTACATCGAAGCCGAAAAACCCCAAGATTATCTTTTCAACGGTCAGCCTATCGAAAGAGCAGGTGGAGATTTTGACAATCGGTACAGTCAGCGAGGTGTGCAATGGGCGGTGAAGCAAGTGGCTAAGGCAGCGGGAGTGAAAAAGGAAGTTCACACCCACACGCTTCGGCACTCTTATGCCACGCATTTACTCGAAGACGGGATGGATATTATGACCCTCAAAGACCTTTTGGGACACCAAAATATCGAAACCACGCTGGAATATTTACACATTGCCCAACTCGAGAGTCAGCGCATCTTTAGTCCACTCGACACGCTTTTCGAGAAATGCAGCCGGAAGTAGCCTGCACTGAGCATTTCGACGACGCTCAATATAAACTTCGTCGAAGTGAAGTAGCCGATGTACTGCGAAAAGTGGGTTCAAAAATCGAGAGTTATGGACTCAATACTTGGCAATTGCGCACGCTATCGGCCATCAAAAAATGTCGAACGGCAGAATTGGGAGGTCATATCGATGGGTGTGATCAGTGTGGAAATCTGACCATCAGTTACAACTCCTGCAGGAACCGACATTGTCCGAAATGTCAGGGCAATAAGCGAGAGGATTGGATCGAAGCCCGAAGCACGGAACTCTTGCCGGTGCCTTATTTTCACGTGGTTTTCACCTTGCCCGAAGCGATTAATTCTTTGGCAATTCACCAGCCCAAAATCGTGTATGACACCCTGTTTGAAGCGACTTGGGAAACGCTTCAAACTTTTGGCAAAGCCAAGGAAATGCAAATGGGAATGATTGCCGTTTTGCACACTTGGGGACAACAATTGAGTTTGCATCCGCACCTGCATTGCATTGTGCCTGGTGGAGGAATCGATAAAAACGGACAATGGAAAAACAGTAGAACGGACGGCAAATTTCTGTTCCCCGTAAAAGCTTTGTCGAAGGTTTTCAGGGCTAAATATTGCCAAAAGCTCAAAGCAAAAAATCCGATTGGTTACGAGCAAATCCGGCAAGAGTTGTGGAGAAAACCGTGGGTAGTTTTTGCCAAAAAGCCATTTGGAAGTCCAAACTCTGTGGTGGAATATTTGGGGAGATACACCCATAAAATAGCCATTAGCAACCATCGAATCAAAAGTATAGACAACGAAAATCTGACTTTTGATTACAAGGATTATCGAGTGGCGGGCGTCAAAAAGCAAATGACGCTCTCACATCAGGAGTTTATCCGGAGGTTTGCGTTGCATATTTTGCCCAAACGGTTTGTCAAGATTCGTCATTATGGGTTTTTGAGCAGCACTTGGAAGCGGGAGAAGCTGAAACTTTTGCAGGAGAAACTCCAAGTAAAAGTCTTGGAAAAAGTAGAAAAGAAACCCTTCTTGCCCAAATGTCCGTGTTGCAAAACGGGCAATTTGCACCGAATAGCAGTTTTTGACCAGCGTGGTCCGCCTGCTTGGTATCTTGGCGGTGGCCAAAACACCATTCCCTGTAAAAGCTGATTTACGGGTAGGGCTAGTATGCCCAAAAGTGACCGAAAACACTATAAAACGACCTCGGAATTACTCCAAAAAAAAGAGGACTATAAATCCTCTTGTTATTCTCTCTAATTTTTTTACGATAAATGCATAGTGTTGACGGCAGGTACTCCGGTTCCGTTCAACACGAGTTTCATTGTTCGTGCTGCGCACGCAACGAAACTCTAGCTGTTATGCGATGCTATAATACGAGATGTTCATAATTTCCAATTTGTTTCCAGATTCCATTTTCACCTTTTTCAAAGATTATTTTTAAAACTCCAAAATAGTCATCTGTCTTTTCTCCCAAAAAAACGCCTTTGGATTTAATGTCTACTTCTATGAAAGCAAATTTATTATTTGAAGTGTAAATAGGTTCGCTAATCAAAAAGTAAAAGCCTTTTGTTTTTTTAGTATTATTAACTGTAAAATATTTTTTCTCTAATATTTTAATTTTTTTTGACTTCACATTTTGACAAGCTTGGCTTAAATATTTCTTTTCATTGTCATTAAATAAATTATCATATTTATTTGTAGAAAATATGTAAACATTATTGTAAGGATGATGTTCGTCTTCTTCAATTTCTTTTAAAACTTTTTCATCTTTCAAATTTATATCTAGCCAAAAACTTTTAGGATAAAATGTAATTGTTGAATCAACTATAATAAATTTTTCAGGAATTTTACCATTTAAGATTTTAATAATGCTAAAATTCTCTTCATTTTCAAATATAATTTTATAAAATTCATTTGTTTGAGAAAAGGAAAAATTACCAATTAGTAAAAACATTAAATAGATTATTTTATTTTTCATAGATGTCTTTTTCTAGGTTTTCTGGGCAAGTATCGCATAACGTCTTGTGGCTTTGCGAGGTTTGGGGAAAGCCTTCCCAATTTTTTGTTTTAAAACTTTTTCGGCAAGTACAAAACAGTTTTTAATTTAAGCTCTATGCCCAAATCTTGCAAAACCGCCGTTACCTGCTGTTTTCGTATTTATTTCTATTTTCCGCTGCAATTTAAGAATCTTTTTCGTATGTTTGGTTTCTAAATTTTTTAATTATGTCAAAAATTATAGTGTCCGAAGGTTTTCCAATTACTGATTTTCATAAAAAAGAATTGGAGCTAATACAATCTCTAATTGACAATTTTGATGGCAATTTTTTTGTTTATAACTACAATTCCATATTTGGTTTTTATGTAGATGGTAATTGTAGTAGCCTTCAAAATGAACTGTTACACTTAATAATTATTTTATCAGAAGGTTATAGAAATATTCATAAGCCTGTACCTGTTCTTATAGATAAAATTTCTACAAGGTGCGATGTGTATATAAATAATTTTTCTAAAGATTCAGAATTCCAAGCACTGATTAAAAATTTTATAGATGTTTTTTATAAAACTGACTTAGCTTTGTTCTTAGACGCTGATGAAATGGAGCAAATTTCTTTTGTAAGAGATAAGTATTTTACTAAACTTTGTCGCTTTTATAACCAGAACTAATAGGAGCAAGCGCAAAATTAAACATATGAAGATTTTTATTAACGAAATCTATTTTATGTTGCTCAAAAATACTGGGAACAACACTAAAATCATAATCACTTTCTTCACACATAACTGCTTTTATTCTTATAGGGTAATTTAGCACTTTTAGCTTACCTACTGACCTAATTATGCCAGTTACTATGTCTTGCAACTCTTTTGGAAACTCTTTGTTTTCTTCTTTCACGTTATTTTTTAAGTTTTATAACGCACCTTTTTTCACAACTTTGCGCAAAAAATAGCAGGTAACTCTTAAATATACGCAACTCCAAAAGTTGAAATATATTTAATTAATTGATTTTTAATTGTTTAATTCCGACAACACAAAAAAACGCAATGCGTTTTTTTGTGTTGTCGGTTTTGTGCTTTTAAAGCATACTTCAAAAATAAGAAAAATAGTATTACAAATTATCCAAAGGGCTAATTATTTTTCGAATACTTTTGTCGCTAACTTCTGTATAGAGCAAAGTGGTTTTGATATCGCTGTGTCCCAAGAGTTCTTGTATAAATCGGATGTCAGTGCCTTGTTCTAACAAATGGGTAGCATAACTGTGCCGCAAACTGTGAATGCCAACTGTTTTGTTTATTTTTGCTTTTAGCAATGCATTTTTAAAGACTTGTTGGGCACTTCGGCTGCTGTATTGCCCTCCATATTGTCCTTCAAATAAATATACAGTTGGTTTGTATTCAACAAAATACGAACGGAGTTGTACTAAAATACTTTGGGGCAAATTGACATAACGATCTTTTTTGCCTTTGCCTCTTTCAATAAAAACTTGCATAGCTTTACTATCAATATCGGTTATTTTTAGTTTCACAATTTCGGATACTCGTAGTCCTAAACCATAACATAGTTTAAGCATTGTGTTGTGTTTTAAATTGGGAGTTACTTCAAACAGCTTTTTGATATCAACAGGAGCAATTACTTTGGGCAATTTTGAAGGTTTTTTTGGTCTTGGTATTTCTATCAGAAAGCGTTCTCTTCTTAACACTTGTTCATAATAAAATTTGATGGCATTGATGCGACTATGCACAGTAGCTTCGGATAGTTTTAGTTCATTAATGCAAAATAAAACATAGTTGCGAATGTCTTCGGTAGTTCGGTTTTGAGCAGGAATTTCTTTTAAGTAGTTGAGATAAATGCCAAATTCATTGCGATAGGTCTTTAAGGTATTATCGCTGTAGCCCTTTAATTGAATTTCTTCAATAAACCGTTTCAAAACCAGTTGATTGTTTTCTTGAATTTGGGATAATGCCGATTTTCCTTCGTTACTATTGATTTTAAACCGAATCCTATTTTCCTCCGTATCAGGAAGATGCCAAACGCCCAGAGTTTGACTCCAGCGGGAGCCTTCGAGTTGTTTTATTCGGGCAATCCATTCGGCATTTTTTTCGAAATAGACGGCGATTCGTTTGCTGCCTCGGTGCGTGATAATTTTGGCTTCCCAGTTCATAATCAGTTCTTTTGTTTTGCTAAAGTAAAGAAAATAGCCTTAGTTTTGAAAATCAGTCCTGTTGGCAATGTAAAAGTGTTTCAAGGAGGCCTATTTTTTATTTATATTGGTCTAAGTTTTTAAAACCATAAGCACCATATTTCTAAAAGATATATATGTATTGTTTAATTTCTATATATCTTTTGTTTAATTTCCATATATCTTTTATTTAAAAGATATATGGAAATTAATAAGACTTTATATATTTATAAATATCTTTGTACTTATGAAATAATTGTAATAACCTGAATACTTTTATGTATGGCCATATCGTTCAAAATGGTGCCTAAAAAAAACATTATGGCCTCACCACCTGTAACTAAATACTATCCTTGTGCTGTAAACACAGGCGAAGTTGATCTGAATCGGTTGGCTTCCATTGTGGCTTCGCAATCGACTGTTAGCCGTGCCGATTGTTATGCCGTTATTGTGGCTCTAACTCAAGCTATTGGCGATTCGCTGTCCGAAGGACATATCGTAAAGATTGAGGATCTGGGTACTTTTCAAATCACCTTGCAAGGTTTGCCGGCAGATTCTCCCGACGATTTGGGAAAATCCAGCATCAAAGGAGCCAAAATCATCTACAAACCCTCGAGAGATTTGAAGCAAACGCTAAAGCAATTGACTTATAAAAGGATGCGGTAGCAGGAAGGAGATGTCAATAAAAAAAGGAGTCTTGGTTGGGGTGCTGGCTAAAGCCAAATTGTTT comes from the Flavobacterium limnophilum genome and includes:
- a CDS encoding tyrosine-type recombinase/integrase → MLSRFERTVSVLGRSASTFNNYSRHLASISLYFGKIPTELDPEQVQDYLFYLQKKSKTPSQTYFKHCVYGLRFLLKSEGIPYEYLRLPSIKHEKKLPVVLSKEEVWAMLKNAKLLKHRILIGLLYGCGLRCMEARSVRLQDLDFDRKQLKVVQGKGKKDRYVPLSEHLIRGLKKYIEAEKPQDYLFNGQPIERAGGDFDNRYSQRGVQWAVKQVAKAAGVKKEVHTHTLRHSYATHLLEDGMDIMTLKDLLGHQNIETTLEYLHIAQLESQRIFSPLDTLFEKCSRK
- a CDS encoding IS91 family transposase; protein product: MQPEVACTEHFDDAQYKLRRSEVADVLRKVGSKIESYGLNTWQLRTLSAIKKCRTAELGGHIDGCDQCGNLTISYNSCRNRHCPKCQGNKREDWIEARSTELLPVPYFHVVFTLPEAINSLAIHQPKIVYDTLFEATWETLQTFGKAKEMQMGMIAVLHTWGQQLSLHPHLHCIVPGGGIDKNGQWKNSRTDGKFLFPVKALSKVFRAKYCQKLKAKNPIGYEQIRQELWRKPWVVFAKKPFGSPNSVVEYLGRYTHKIAISNHRIKSIDNENLTFDYKDYRVAGVKKQMTLSHQEFIRRFALHILPKRFVKIRHYGFLSSTWKREKLKLLQEKLQVKVLEKVEKKPFLPKCPCCKTGNLHRIAVFDQRGPPAWYLGGGQNTIPCKS
- a CDS encoding tyrosine-type recombinase/integrase, producing the protein MNWEAKIITHRGSKRIAVYFEKNAEWIARIKQLEGSRWSQTLGVWHLPDTEENRIRFKINSNEGKSALSQIQENNQLVLKRFIEEIQLKGYSDNTLKTYRNEFGIYLNYLKEIPAQNRTTEDIRNYVLFCINELKLSEATVHSRINAIKFYYEQVLRRERFLIEIPRPKKPSKLPKVIAPVDIKKLFEVTPNLKHNTMLKLCYGLGLRVSEIVKLKITDIDSKAMQVFIERGKGKKDRYVNLPQSILVQLRSYFVEYKPTVYLFEGQYGGQYSSRSAQQVFKNALLKAKINKTVGIHSLRHSYATHLLEQGTDIRFIQELLGHSDIKTTLLYTEVSDKSIRKIISPLDNL
- a CDS encoding HU family DNA-binding protein, translated to MASPPVTKYYPCAVNTGEVDLNRLASIVASQSTVSRADCYAVIVALTQAIGDSLSEGHIVKIEDLGTFQITLQGLPADSPDDLGKSSIKGAKIIYKPSRDLKQTLKQLTYKRMR